From Selenomonas ruminantium AC2024, a single genomic window includes:
- the purN gene encoding phosphoribosylglycinamide formyltransferase, with translation MAKEKLGVLCSGRGTDLQSIIDAIEAGQVPAEIAIVLTDKEAYALERARKAGIEAVCVDRKQFDGREPFEKALIEKLEAAGVTLVVLAGFMRILTPYFVGHFAGRIMNIHPALLPSFPGAHAHRDVLAYGVKVSGCTVHFVDEGTDSGPIIMQAAVPVLDDDTEETLGARVLKEEHRIYPECIRLYCEGKLKVEGRKVTILA, from the coding sequence TTGGCTAAGGAAAAATTAGGTGTTCTTTGTTCCGGCCGCGGCACAGATTTGCAGTCCATCATCGATGCGATTGAAGCAGGGCAGGTTCCTGCCGAAATCGCTATCGTGCTGACGGATAAGGAAGCCTATGCGCTGGAACGGGCAAGAAAGGCCGGCATTGAAGCGGTCTGCGTTGACCGCAAGCAGTTTGACGGCCGTGAGCCCTTTGAAAAGGCCTTGATTGAAAAGCTTGAAGCCGCAGGTGTAACGCTGGTGGTGCTGGCGGGCTTTATGCGGATACTGACCCCGTATTTTGTAGGGCATTTTGCCGGACGTATCATGAATATTCATCCGGCGCTTTTGCCCAGTTTCCCCGGTGCCCATGCCCATCGGGATGTGCTGGCCTATGGCGTGAAAGTCAGCGGCTGTACGGTGCATTTCGTGGACGAAGGTACGGATTCCGGCCCCATCATCATGCAGGCGGCGGTGCCGGTGCTCGATGATGATACGGAGGAAACTTTGGGTGCCCGCGTGCTCAAAGAGGAACACCGGATTTACCCGGAATGTATCCGGCTGTACTGCGAAGGTAAATTAAAGGTTGAAGGCCGTAAGGTGACGATTTTAGCGTAA
- the purD gene encoding phosphoribosylamine--glycine ligase, with amino-acid sequence MNILVIGSGGREHTLAWKLAQSPKADKIYALPGNPGMADVAMCVEGIAITDNASIVDFAKKHAIGLVVVGPEVPLTNGLVDAVTAAGIKAFGPTQAAAQIEGSKSFSKDLMKKYGIPTAKYEVFTEAEAAREYIRKEGAPIVIKADGLAAGKGVIVAMTEDEALQAVADIMEDKEFGNAGSRVVIEEFMEGEEASLLCFTDGKTICPMISSQDHKRAYDGDKGPNTGGMGTYAPAPVMTDKMVQETYDKILVPTIKAMEQEGKPYKGCLYAGLMITADGPKVVEFNARFGDPETQVVLPLLNSDLVEIMLACADGNLAEVQIDWSKDAAVCVVMAAGGYPKSYRKGDAITGLDEAKAAGALVFHAGTAHKDGNIVTDGGRVLGVVAKAGDVRSAVAKAYVGVEKISFKDAFYRKDIAHRALER; translated from the coding sequence ATGAATATTTTAGTAATCGGCAGTGGCGGCCGGGAGCATACGTTAGCGTGGAAACTGGCGCAGTCGCCGAAGGCAGATAAGATTTATGCATTGCCGGGCAATCCGGGCATGGCTGATGTGGCGATGTGCGTGGAAGGTATTGCCATTACGGATAATGCGTCGATTGTGGATTTTGCGAAAAAGCATGCTATTGGGCTGGTCGTAGTCGGCCCGGAAGTTCCCTTGACCAACGGGCTCGTGGATGCAGTCACGGCGGCAGGTATCAAGGCGTTTGGCCCCACGCAGGCGGCGGCGCAGATTGAAGGCTCCAAATCCTTTTCCAAGGACTTGATGAAGAAATACGGCATTCCCACAGCTAAGTACGAAGTGTTCACCGAGGCAGAGGCAGCTCGGGAGTACATTCGTAAAGAAGGGGCGCCAATCGTTATCAAGGCGGACGGCCTGGCTGCGGGCAAGGGCGTTATCGTGGCCATGACGGAAGACGAAGCATTGCAGGCTGTTGCGGACATTATGGAAGATAAGGAATTCGGCAATGCAGGTTCGCGCGTAGTTATTGAAGAATTCATGGAAGGCGAAGAAGCATCCCTTCTGTGCTTCACCGATGGCAAGACCATCTGCCCCATGATCAGCTCGCAGGACCATAAGCGCGCCTATGATGGTGACAAAGGCCCCAACACTGGCGGTATGGGCACTTATGCCCCGGCTCCTGTCATGACGGATAAAATGGTGCAGGAAACCTATGATAAAATTCTTGTGCCGACCATCAAGGCTATGGAGCAGGAAGGTAAGCCCTATAAAGGCTGTCTCTATGCCGGCCTGATGATAACGGCTGACGGGCCGAAGGTCGTGGAATTCAACGCGCGCTTCGGTGACCCGGAAACGCAGGTTGTTCTGCCGCTCTTAAACAGCGATTTGGTAGAAATCATGCTAGCCTGCGCTGATGGTAATTTGGCTGAAGTACAGATTGACTGGTCAAAAGATGCCGCAGTCTGCGTGGTTATGGCGGCTGGCGGCTATCCCAAGTCTTACCGCAAGGGTGATGCGATTACCGGCTTGGATGAGGCCAAGGCAGCAGGTGCGTTGGTGTTCCATGCAGGTACGGCACATAAAGACGGTAACATTGTCACGGATGGTGGCCGCGTTCTCGGCGTGGTGGCCAAGGCTGGTGATGTGCGTTCGGCGGTGGCTAAGGCTTATGTCGGGGTAGAGAAGATTTCCTTTAAGGATGCGTTCTATCGTAAAGATATTGCGCATAGGGCATTAGAACGATAA
- the purM gene encoding phosphoribosylformylglycinamidine cyclo-ligase: protein MTEKLTYKDAGVDIDAGNRSVELIKNSVRATYRPEVLGDLGGFGGLFALNSGKYKEPVLVSGTDGVGTKLKLAFMLDKHDTIGQDAVAMCVNDILVQGAEPLFFLDYLAVGKLLPEQVADVVTGVAGACKESGCALIGGETAEMNGFYPEGEYDIAGFAVGVVEKSKLITSAKVKEGDVILGLPSSGVHSNGYSLVRRIVFDHKGFKGDEYMEELGKTIGEELLTPTRLYPKACLPLIEKFDIHGMVHITGGGFYENIPRALPEDMAVEIDTSKWEMPAIFRLLQQWGNVDWPEMYRTFNMGIGMILIVSAEEAEAVKAHLQAADETVYEIGKVVKGGHDVTLQGGVFVG, encoded by the coding sequence ATGACGGAAAAACTTACCTATAAAGATGCCGGTGTAGATATCGATGCGGGCAACCGCTCGGTAGAACTCATCAAGAACAGTGTGCGGGCAACGTATCGTCCGGAAGTGCTCGGTGACTTGGGCGGCTTTGGCGGCCTGTTCGCCTTGAATAGCGGCAAGTATAAGGAGCCTGTGCTGGTATCTGGCACGGACGGCGTAGGCACGAAACTAAAACTGGCCTTTATGCTCGATAAGCACGATACCATTGGTCAGGATGCTGTGGCCATGTGTGTCAACGATATTTTGGTGCAGGGGGCAGAACCACTGTTCTTCCTCGACTATCTGGCGGTGGGCAAACTTTTGCCGGAACAGGTGGCCGATGTCGTAACCGGTGTAGCAGGTGCCTGCAAGGAATCCGGCTGCGCCCTGATTGGCGGCGAAACGGCAGAGATGAATGGCTTTTATCCCGAAGGGGAATACGATATTGCTGGCTTTGCCGTAGGTGTGGTGGAAAAGAGCAAGCTCATCACCAGCGCAAAGGTCAAGGAAGGCGATGTGATTCTCGGTCTGCCGTCCTCCGGCGTACATTCCAACGGCTATTCCCTCGTGCGCCGCATTGTCTTTGACCATAAGGGCTTCAAGGGCGATGAGTATATGGAAGAACTGGGCAAGACCATCGGGGAGGAACTGTTGACGCCGACCCGTTTGTACCCGAAAGCCTGCCTGCCGCTGATTGAAAAATTCGATATTCACGGCATGGTGCATATCACAGGCGGCGGCTTCTACGAGAATATCCCCCGCGCCCTGCCCGAGGATATGGCAGTGGAAATCGACACGAGCAAATGGGAAATGCCGGCTATCTTCCGTCTCCTGCAGCAGTGGGGCAACGTGGACTGGCCGGAAATGTACCGCACCTTCAACATGGGCATCGGCATGATTCTGATTGTCTCTGCTGAAGAAGCCGAAGCGGTCAAGGCACATTTGCAGGCGGCTGACGAAACGGTTTATGAAATCGGTAAGGTCGTCAAAGGCGGCCATGATGTAACATTGCAGGGCGGTGTGTTCGTTGGCTAA